One stretch of Novosphingobium pentaromativorans US6-1 DNA includes these proteins:
- a CDS encoding MBL fold metallo-hydrolase RNA specificity domain-containing protein: MGSSNDATLQFLGATGTVTGSRYLVEKGGRRILVDCGLFQGYKQLRLRNWNPFPIPPQSIDAVLLTHAHLDHSGYLPALVRDGFRGRIHCTPATAELCGLLLPDSGHLQEEEARYARRKSYSKHKTPLPLYTQDDANRALEQIDAVDFGNELELGDELEARFIRAGHLLGAAQIRLQAGSRSIHFSGDLGRQTDPMMREPKAFEGADILVSESTYGNRKHPHVDAAQELADVINRVSKRGGVIVIPAFAVGRIQGVMLQIARLRNSGAIPYVPVYLNSPMGISATEIYHRFHDEHRVSWEDCKAMNDVAERVRTVEESKELNRRSGPLIVVSASGMLTGGRVLHHVASFGPDPRNAIVLSGFQAGGTRGAALVRGERTLRIFGRELEIEAEVVELGSLSGHADADELIGWMRKAPPPKMTYVTHGEPESADALRFRIEHELGWRARVPEHLEQVSMQSPA, encoded by the coding sequence ATGGGATCAAGCAACGACGCTACTTTACAATTTCTGGGCGCCACCGGAACGGTGACCGGATCACGCTATCTGGTAGAAAAGGGCGGTCGGAGAATCCTCGTCGATTGCGGACTCTTCCAGGGCTACAAGCAACTCCGGTTGCGCAATTGGAATCCCTTCCCCATCCCGCCGCAATCGATCGACGCGGTGTTGCTCACCCACGCACATCTGGATCACTCGGGCTATCTTCCGGCGCTGGTACGTGATGGGTTCAGGGGAAGGATACATTGTACGCCCGCGACGGCCGAGCTTTGCGGACTTCTGCTTCCCGACAGCGGCCACCTGCAGGAAGAAGAGGCGCGCTATGCCCGCAGGAAGAGCTATTCGAAGCACAAGACCCCTTTGCCGCTTTACACGCAGGACGACGCGAACCGTGCGCTCGAGCAGATCGACGCTGTCGACTTCGGCAACGAGCTGGAGCTGGGAGACGAGCTAGAGGCGCGTTTCATTCGTGCCGGACACTTACTCGGGGCGGCGCAGATCAGATTACAGGCAGGTTCTCGAAGCATCCACTTCAGCGGTGATCTTGGGCGCCAGACCGATCCCATGATGCGTGAGCCAAAAGCATTCGAAGGCGCGGACATTCTCGTCAGCGAATCTACCTACGGCAACCGCAAGCATCCGCACGTGGATGCGGCGCAGGAGCTTGCCGACGTCATAAATCGCGTCTCAAAAAGGGGAGGCGTCATCGTCATTCCCGCTTTCGCGGTGGGTCGGATTCAGGGCGTCATGTTGCAGATCGCGCGGCTGCGCAACAGTGGCGCGATCCCCTACGTACCGGTCTACCTCAACAGCCCGATGGGGATCAGTGCTACCGAAATCTATCATCGCTTTCACGACGAGCATCGCGTTTCCTGGGAAGACTGCAAGGCTATGAACGATGTGGCGGAGAGGGTCCGAACTGTGGAGGAGTCGAAAGAGCTGAACCGCCGCAGCGGGCCGCTTATCGTCGTCTCCGCCAGCGGAATGCTCACCGGCGGCCGCGTCCTGCATCATGTCGCCAGTTTCGGTCCCGATCCCAGGAACGCTATCGTTCTAAGCGGTTTCCAGGCTGGCGGCACCCGCGGCGCCGCGCTCGTGCGGGGCGAGCGCACGCTGCGCATATTCGGGCGTGAACTCGAGATCGAGGCAGAGGTCGTCGAGCTTGGAAGTCTTTCGGGTCACGCCGACGCTGACGAGCTAATCGGCTGGATGCGCAAGGCTCCTCCACCGAAGATGACATACGTGACTCACGGCGAACCAGAAAGTGCGGATGCCCTGCGCTTTCGCATCGAGCACGAACTCGGATGGCGCGCTCGGGTGCCCGAGCATCTCGAGCAAGTCAGCATGCAGAGTCCGGCATGA